The proteins below are encoded in one region of Styela clava chromosome 4, kaStyClav1.hap1.2, whole genome shotgun sequence:
- the LOC120327176 gene encoding uncharacterized protein LOC120327176 — MQTARVSSNYAPIVINPMDRRSYPSESETSPSPTSSNDYCFEPEIENNLVNREASSSAAPLENVSVIKKNESRRGLVHGNMGTNSAPSSPLEREMGVSPRENRDFRSVERKRRYSDIASTSNDPNQLRNQNISLKNDTSTSGKLLNEAFSFIANNFSNQQRDTLINKRRRSDRINSDGSTTTDTDSILDETEFVVALKQELAAAIKNAVETSALRVLEKFEVEKGFLSSQYTDRKSPTNDSDQDMVSAEADNKQQNMDYEQHLRDEFIDVTDNSSQSQSDVKHEQPMYFSSNFNKQDNNVDEKRTRMSGEYLRYQASDDSDVFEDSGRSSFVKKSKPILLPTDNHFHRSPKIETSGYNPLQTNTILDQAILETKHRNFSYPPLPIPISLSQAFGFSKVPPLPYATGIPKFGNVANLASVGQLSPTIGTIPTNEAFAPTEINRQASTQMTNYRTYMHANKLPKPSPFGTYSFPNLAFVPEFHQRAQFAAMFATMNQRIRNKIHRNTNHSAYMHHMYMAEQQRSHSGVESQYGPVSTRPSLMTRTISRENCFRRSFSGMMQDGLTPQHLKKAKLMFFYTRYPNANTLKTYFPDVKFTRAITSQLIKWFSNFREFFYIQMEKFARQAVTEGVVDASALFVSRDSEIFRVLNIHYNKCSEFNVPEQFLQATEASLREFFKAVRAGKDSDPAWKKVIYKIICKLDMEVPDLFKSSNVLDRLHEL, encoded by the exons ATGCAGACAGCACGTGTTTCTTCAAATTACGCACCAATTGTAATAAACCCTATGGATCGCAGGAGTTATCCTTCTGAATCGGAAACTTCACCGAGTCCAACCTCAAGTAACGATTATTGTTTTGAACCTGAGATTGAAAACAATCTAGTTAATCGCGAAGCTTCTTCCTCAGCAGCTCCACTTGAGAATGTATCAGTTATCAAGAAAAATGAAAGTCGCCGCGGCCTTGTGCATGGAAATATGGGTACAAATTCAGCGCCATCTTCCCCACTCGAGAGAGAAATGGGCGTTTCACCAAGAGAAAATAGAG ATTTCAGATCTGTTGAGAGAAAAAGGCGATATTCAGATATCGCTTCAACTTCAAATGATCCCAACCAACTACGCAACCAAAATATCAGTTTGAAAAACG ATACCTCAACTTCTGGAAAACTTCTGAATGAAGCTTTCAGTTTTATCGCAAACAACTTCAGTAATCAGCAGCGCGATACTTTGATAAACAAACGCAGAAGAAGCGATCGTATTAACAGTGATGGTTCGACAACAACGGACACTGACTCAATTCTGGATGAAACTGAATTCGTGGTTGCTCTAAAACAGGAATTGGCTGCTGCTATCAAAAATGCGGTGGAAACCTCGGCACTACGTGTCCTGGAAAAATTTGAAGTAGAAAAGGGATTTTTATCGAGTCAGTATACCGACCGAAAGTCGCCAACAAATGATTCAGACCAGGATATGGTCAGTGCGGAAGCTGACAATAAACAACAGAATATGGATTATGAACAACATTTACG aGACGAGTTCATTGATGTAACTGACAACTCTTCGCAATCACAAAGCGATGTAAAACATGAACAACCTATGTACTTTTCCAGCAACTTTAATAAGCAAGATAATAATGTGGATGAAAAACGGACTAGAATGTCGGGTGAATATTTGAG ATATCAAGCATCGGATGATTCAGACGTGTTTGAAGATAGTGGCAGGTCTAGTTTTGTGAAGAAAAGCAAACCAATACTTCTACCGACCGACAATCATTTTCACAGAAGTCCGAAAATTGAAACCTCAGGATACAATCCATTGCAGACAAACACTATTTTAGATCAAGCAATATTAGAAACAAAACATAGAAATTTTTCGTATCCGCCTCTGCCAATTCCAATTTCGCTTTCACAAGCATTCGGCTTTTCAAAAGTACCTCCATTACCTTACGCAACAGGTATTCCCAAATTTGGAAACGTTGCCAACCTGGCTTCTGTAGGTCAGTTATCACCTACAATTGGAACTATCCCAACTAACGAGGCATTTGCACCGACTGAAATAAATAGACAAGCTTCGACACAAATGACAAATTATCGTACGTATATGCACGCAAATAAGCTTCCAAAACCGTCTCCCTTCGGGACATATTCGTTTCCAAATTTGGCTTTTGTACCAGAATTTCACCAGAGAGCTCAGTTTGCAGCCATGTTTGCTACAATGAATCAGAGAATACGAAACAAAATACATCGGAATACAAATCACTCAGCATATATGCATCACATGTACATGGCAGAGCAGCAACGATCTCATTCAGGAGTCGAGAGCCAATACG GACCAGTGTCAACTCGCCCTTCACTCATGACCCGAACAATCAGCCGGGAAAACTGCTTTCGTCGATCATTTTCTGGAATG ATGCAAGACGGTCTTACTCCTCAACATTTGAAGAAAGCAAAACTGATGTTTTTTTACACGAGATATCCGAACGCAAATACATTGAAGACTTATTTCCCAGATGTGAAG TTCACGCGAGCTATCACATCTCAGCTAATCAAATGGTTCAGCAACTTCCGTGAATTCTTTTACATACAAATGGAGAAATTTGCAAGACAGGCAGTGACTGAAGGAGTTGTAGACGCCTCTGCTTTATTTGTGTCACGCGATAGTGAAATATTCAGAGTGCTGAATATTCATTACAATAAATGCAGCGAATTCAAC GTCCCAGAACAATTTCTACAGGCAACAGAAG